ACCTCGGGATGGAGCTTTCGGGCCTGCGCCACGGTGTAGTCATACAGCGCCTGCCCCAGCGCCGCAGGCGCTGCGCCGGTAAAACTGGGCCGGTTTCCCCCGCTGCAATCCGCAGCCAGCGTGAACTGGCTGACCAGCAGCAGTCCGCCCGCCGTGCTAGCGCCATCCAGATCCTGCACGCTGCGGTTCATCTTTCCCGCAGCATCGCTGAAAATCCGCAGTTTGAGGATCTTGGCCAGCAGCCGGTCGGCCACGGCCTCGGTATCCTGCGGTTCGGCGCACAGCAGCACCAGCAAGCCGGGGCCGATCTGCCCCGTCACGGCGCCATCGACCGTGACGCTGGCTTCACGCACCCGTTGCAGCAAGGCTTTCATGCGTCGGTGCCTTCCGCGGTCGTGGCACGCGCCAGCACGGCCTCGCGCAGCATGGGCAGGCCCTCCACGCCCCAGAACACCTCCGGAGTGCCGCCCTCCTCTTCCGGCAGCAGCACGCAGGTGGGCACGCCGAAAACGCCGTGCGCAATGGCCGCCTCGCCAATGGCGAACAATTCCTGCTTCACTTCCGAGTCAGCCGGATCCCGCACGGCCGGCAGGTCTCGCACCAACTCCTGCCACACTGCTTCGCGCAGGGCCGGATCATCGGCATCACGGCCGCCCTGCCAGATCGCATCGAACAGCGTTTCGCACACATGGCGGCCGGGCTGCCCCTGCGGGCTGGCGGCCAGCGCCATGCGCAACCAGGGGATGGACGAAAACGGATGGCTCGCCGGCAGGGCAAACTCCAGTCCCTGTTCGCGCGCCAGCCAGCCGGCATGGCGAAACAGCCATTCGCGCTTGGGCGGCAGGCTCACCGGAACGGGCGTGCCATGCGCTTTCAGCAGCGCTCCCAGCACCAGCGGCCGATACACCATCTGGTAGGGCAGACCAAACAGCGTGCGCGGCAAGGCATGGAAGGCCACATAGGCGTAGGGCGAGACGAAATCGAAATAAAAGTGGATGACAGGCATGGCGGCAGAACTCCTCAGCGTGGCACGGCGGCCTGGCTGCGCGCCATCAGCGCCTGCCAGATCGCTTTCTTCTCGTCCTCGTCCAGCACCGACCAGTGGGCGATTTCATCCAGCGTGCGCCAGCACCCGCGGCACTGGCCGCTGGCCGGATCGATCTGGCAGACGTTGATGCAGGGGGACGGGACTTGCGGCATGGCGAGCGCACAGGCGATGCGCTCCGCGAGCTTGCGGCTTTCTGCCGCCCGGTTGGATACGGAGGAACTGGGCATGGACGCATTATCCAGGCAAAAGAAAGGGCCACCCCGTGGCCCCCGGAAAGCTCCCGTACCCGCTCAGGCGCAAGCGGCCGACGCGCGCTTGGTCAGCAGCGCGCGCGCCACGCGCGAGCCGGACGGACGGCCCAGGAAGTCGCTGATCATCTGGCCGGCGTCAATCAGCTTGTCCAGGTCGATGCCGGTATCGATACCCATGCCGTGCAGCATGTAGACCACGTCCTCGGTCGCCACGTTGCCCGTGGCGCCCTTGGCGTAGGGGCAGCCGCCCAGGCCGGCCACAGATGTTTCATGCTGCCACACGCCCATCTGCACCGCAGCCAGCGTATTGGCCAGTGCCTGGCCGTAGGTGTCGTGGAAGTGGCCG
The DNA window shown above is from Brachymonas denitrificans and carries:
- the dtd gene encoding D-aminoacyl-tRNA deacylase: MKALLQRVREASVTVDGAVTGQIGPGLLVLLCAEPQDTEAVADRLLAKILKLRIFSDAAGKMNRSVQDLDGASTAGGLLLVSQFTLAADCSGGNRPSFTGAAPAALGQALYDYTVAQARKLHPEVATGIFAADMQVALVNDGPVTIWLEMA
- a CDS encoding DsbA family protein; this encodes MPVIHFYFDFVSPYAYVAFHALPRTLFGLPYQMVYRPLVLGALLKAHGTPVPVSLPPKREWLFRHAGWLAREQGLEFALPASHPFSSIPWLRMALAASPQGQPGRHVCETLFDAIWQGGRDADDPALREAVWQELVRDLPAVRDPADSEVKQELFAIGEAAIAHGVFGVPTCVLLPEEEGGTPEVFWGVEGLPMLREAVLARATTAEGTDA
- a CDS encoding DUF1289 domain-containing protein, translated to MPSSSVSNRAAESRKLAERIACALAMPQVPSPCINVCQIDPASGQCRGCWRTLDEIAHWSVLDEDEKKAIWQALMARSQAAVPR